The following DNA comes from Gemmatimonadota bacterium.
CGGTGCAACCTCGGTCACGATCGGGTCGTCGAAGGTCGCGTCCGCGGTCAGGGCGGCGATGACCTCGCGGGCGATCACGGCCTGCGCCGGGGTCGTGGTGAAGATCACCGACCGGTACTGGGTGCCGCTGTCGGGGCCTTGCCGATTGAGGGTGGTCGGGTCGTGGAAGGCAAAGAAGAGCTCCACCAGCTCGCGGTACGACCGAACGGCCGGGTCGAAGGTGACTTCGATCACCTCGGCGTGCCCGGTCGCTCCGGAACAGACCTGCTCATAGCTCGGCGCCGGCCGCGGACCACCCGAATAGCCGGACACCACGCGATC
Coding sequences within:
- the msrA gene encoding peptide-methionine (S)-S-oxide reductase MsrA, with the translated sequence MSSTNRETAVFGGGCFWCLEAIFERLEGVDRVVSGYSGGPRPAPSYEQVCSGATGHAEVIEVTFDPAVRSYRELVELFFAFHDPTTLNRQGPDSGTQYRSVIFTTTPAQAVIAREVIAALTADATFDDPIVTEVAPLERFWPAEEYHQQYFQRNPSRAYCAAMIAPKVAKLRQRYAAVVKS